In one Blastococcus sp. Marseille-P5729 genomic region, the following are encoded:
- a CDS encoding PIG-L deacetylase family protein — MIRKITPDGHADAVWRPTLDGLPRTAFACLMREIAGAAASPRLLVVSAHPDDETLGGGRLIADWVAAGGEVGAVIATDGEACFDVVGHDYRGIADIRAREWGAALEILGAQPLAALGLPDGGLAEHERDLAAEVAGVVADFRPDVIAGTIAADPHPDHQVVGRVVEAVAREQRLPRLGWPVWLTYFADPPGPCGLEVVECSADAEQARQRAWECFDSQRSPVADDLTAVVPPQMVELLSEQLVVRGAST; from the coding sequence GTGATCAGGAAGATAACTCCCGACGGCCACGCGGACGCGGTGTGGCGGCCGACCCTCGACGGGTTGCCGCGCACCGCGTTCGCGTGCCTCATGCGCGAGATCGCCGGCGCAGCGGCGTCCCCGCGGCTGCTGGTGGTCAGCGCCCACCCGGACGACGAGACCCTTGGCGGAGGCCGGCTCATCGCCGACTGGGTTGCGGCCGGTGGTGAGGTCGGTGCCGTGATCGCGACGGACGGAGAAGCCTGCTTCGACGTGGTCGGTCACGACTACCGAGGCATCGCTGACATCAGGGCGCGGGAGTGGGGAGCCGCGCTCGAGATCCTGGGGGCGCAGCCACTGGCCGCGCTTGGCCTGCCGGACGGCGGCCTGGCCGAGCACGAGCGGGACCTCGCCGCCGAGGTGGCCGGAGTGGTGGCTGACTTCCGGCCCGACGTCATCGCGGGGACCATCGCGGCGGATCCGCATCCGGACCATCAGGTCGTGGGCCGTGTCGTGGAGGCCGTCGCACGGGAACAGCGGCTGCCCCGCCTAGGCTGGCCGGTCTGGCTGACCTATTTCGCCGACCCGCCAGGGCCTTGCGGTCTCGAGGTCGTGGAGTGCTCTGCCGACGCTGAGCAGGCACGGCAGCGGGCATGGGAGTGTTTCGACAGTCAGCGCTCGCCGGTCGCGGACGACCTGACCGCTGTGGTGCCGCCGCAGATGGTCGAGCTGCTGAGCGAACAGCTCGTCGTGCGAGGGGCATCGACGTGA
- a CDS encoding class I SAM-dependent methyltransferase, which translates to MYLEEGDPWKVGSSWYEQRKIAVALACLADPSYDRVLDPACGTGHLARAVAERSGVVVAKDASAPAVEIARRVCESVENVNIDVAALPYAFGETAGPFDLIVLSEFLYYLDNDARARSIDSVLERAADRAEVIAVHWRDSPEDGTASGEDVHAELRNYFKAKGFRHQVAHFDEEFVIDDFTRGHDQHIE; encoded by the coding sequence ATGTATCTCGAAGAAGGCGATCCGTGGAAGGTCGGATCGAGCTGGTACGAGCAACGCAAGATCGCCGTTGCTCTCGCATGCCTTGCGGATCCGAGCTACGACCGAGTGCTGGATCCGGCGTGTGGCACGGGCCATCTGGCTCGGGCAGTGGCTGAGCGAAGCGGCGTGGTCGTTGCGAAGGATGCCTCCGCGCCGGCGGTCGAGATCGCACGCCGGGTCTGCGAGTCCGTCGAGAACGTCAATATTGATGTCGCCGCGTTGCCTTACGCGTTTGGAGAAACCGCAGGGCCGTTCGACCTGATCGTGCTCTCGGAGTTCCTCTACTACCTCGACAATGACGCCCGGGCGCGCTCGATCGACAGCGTGCTCGAACGCGCCGCGGACCGCGCCGAGGTCATCGCCGTCCACTGGCGCGACTCACCCGAGGACGGCACCGCTAGCGGCGAGGATGTGCACGCCGAACTGCGCAACTACTTCAAGGCAAAGGGATTTCGACATCAGGTGGCGCACTTCGACGAGGAGTTCGTGATCGACGATTTCACCCGCGGCCACGACCAGCACATCGAATAG
- a CDS encoding glutamate synthase subunit beta, whose product MADPQGFLKHRERELPKRRPVDVRIQDWKEVYEPQDPDQLKRQASRCMDCGIPFCHSGCPLGNLIPEWNTFAWRGDKKSGIDRLHATNNFPEFTGRLCPAPCETACVLGINQPAVTIKQIEEQTAENAFAAGLVPPLPPERLTGKTVAVVGSGPAGLAVAQQLTRAGHTVAVYERDDKPGGLMRYGIPEFKMEKAILDRRIDQMKAEGTRFRTSVEVGKDITGKELRDRYDAVVIATGATVRRDLPVPGRELTGIYQAMDYLPQANRAALGEEVADQILATGKDVIVIGGGDTGADCIGTALRQGAKSVTSLEIMPKPGEDRPEHQPWPTYPMIFRIASAHEEGGERLYALSTKEILGDEDGNVRALKVAEVEMKDGAFEEVPGSEREIPAQAVFLAMGFLGPESEGFIDQLGVPLDERTNVVRDNDYQTSVPGVFACGDAGRGQSLIVWAIAEGRACAKGVDEFLMRAPSQLPRPVNPTDRPLVV is encoded by the coding sequence ATGGCTGATCCACAGGGTTTCCTGAAGCATCGCGAGCGCGAGCTGCCCAAGCGGCGCCCGGTCGACGTACGCATCCAGGACTGGAAGGAGGTCTACGAACCGCAGGACCCCGACCAGCTCAAGAGGCAGGCCTCGCGCTGCATGGACTGCGGTATCCCGTTCTGCCACTCCGGCTGCCCGCTGGGCAACCTGATCCCGGAATGGAACACCTTCGCCTGGCGCGGAGACAAGAAGTCCGGCATCGACCGGCTGCACGCGACCAACAACTTCCCGGAGTTCACCGGCCGGCTGTGCCCGGCTCCCTGCGAGACCGCCTGCGTGCTGGGCATCAACCAGCCCGCGGTCACCATCAAGCAGATCGAGGAGCAGACGGCCGAGAACGCGTTCGCGGCCGGCCTGGTGCCGCCGCTGCCGCCGGAGCGGCTGACCGGCAAGACCGTCGCCGTGGTCGGCTCAGGCCCTGCAGGTCTCGCCGTCGCGCAGCAGCTGACCCGCGCCGGGCACACCGTCGCCGTCTACGAGCGCGACGACAAGCCTGGTGGCCTGATGCGGTACGGCATCCCGGAGTTCAAGATGGAGAAGGCGATCCTCGATCGCCGGATCGACCAGATGAAGGCCGAGGGCACCCGCTTCCGCACGTCGGTCGAGGTCGGCAAGGACATCACCGGCAAGGAGCTGCGGGACCGGTACGACGCCGTCGTCATCGCCACGGGCGCGACCGTACGTCGTGACCTGCCGGTACCGGGCCGCGAGCTGACCGGCATCTACCAGGCGATGGATTACCTGCCGCAGGCCAACCGTGCCGCCCTGGGCGAAGAGGTCGCGGACCAGATCCTGGCGACCGGCAAGGACGTCATCGTGATCGGCGGCGGCGACACCGGCGCCGACTGCATCGGCACCGCCCTGCGTCAGGGAGCGAAGTCGGTCACCTCGCTGGAGATCATGCCCAAGCCGGGGGAGGACCGTCCCGAGCACCAGCCGTGGCCGACCTACCCGATGATCTTCCGCATCGCCTCGGCGCACGAGGAAGGCGGCGAGCGGCTGTACGCGCTCTCCACCAAGGAGATCCTCGGTGACGAGGACGGCAACGTCCGCGCGCTGAAGGTCGCCGAGGTCGAGATGAAGGATGGCGCCTTCGAGGAGGTCCCCGGTTCCGAGCGCGAGATCCCCGCGCAGGCGGTGTTCCTGGCGATGGGCTTCCTCGGTCCTGAGTCAGAAGGGTTCATCGACCAGCTCGGCGTCCCGCTCGACGAGCGCACCAACGTCGTCCGCGACAACGACTACCAGACCAGCGTCCCAGGCGTCTTCGCGTGCGGTGACGCGGGCCGCGGCCAGTCACTGATCGTGTGGGCGATCGCCGAAGGCCGGGCGTGCGCCAAGGGCGTCGACGAGTTCCTGATGCGCGCCCCCTCGCAGCTACCGCGCCCGGTCAACCCCACCGACCGCCCCTTGGTGGTCTAG
- a CDS encoding catalase yields the protein MTDSKKSAKPAAAKSAKPAKSDSKATKPAGEKARKQNKSKKGQPGVPTPAPAETLPAQGASDSEISIDQVRGHGDETRQQTTQREHTMTTAQGIPMADDQNSQRIGERGPVLLQDFALRDKLFHFDHERIPERVVHARGYGARGYFEAYESLSDITMADPFQEAGRRTEAFARFSTVAGNLGSPDLPRDIRGFAVKLYTQQGNWDIVGNNAPVFFVQDAMKFPDLVHSVKEEPDRGWPQAASAHDTFWDFISLTPESTHTVFWLMSDRAIPRSFRMMEGFGVHPFRFINEAGKSSFVKFHWKPVLGMQSVVWNEAVKINGADSDFHRRDLYNSIDAGDPAEWELGIQVFDEEFADSFEFDILDPTKIIPEEQVPVRIVGKLVLDQVVDNVFAEIEQVAFCTQNIVPGIDFTNDPLLQGRNFSYLDTQLKRLGSPNFTHIPVNAPRCPVMNFQRDGHMTTTRPSGRAFYEPNTLGSGENPRENPEIGFTPYAAQESGEIRALRAESFADHYSQALQFYNSQTEVEQEHIIDAFVFELSKVETPEIRERMLANLRNVGDVGEKVAEKLGMDLPEKAAAKVPTRTDLPQSDALSILKSAKDTIQGRKVGALINDGTDAALLTSLTDAVEKAGAMVELVGPKVGGVKLSTGDKQPLDQLVDGGPSVLYDAVALVLSEDGAADLVKNPAAKDFVNDAFNHYKVIAATDGARPLIDILGDTSSDDGVLALQNSSVSEFLDKWAAGRVWGRPIG from the coding sequence ATGACCGACTCCAAGAAGTCCGCCAAGCCCGCCGCCGCGAAGTCTGCGAAGCCGGCAAAGTCCGACTCGAAGGCCACCAAACCGGCCGGCGAGAAGGCGCGCAAGCAGAACAAGAGCAAGAAGGGCCAGCCCGGCGTCCCCACCCCTGCGCCCGCCGAGACCCTCCCCGCGCAGGGGGCTTCGGACAGCGAGATCAGCATCGACCAGGTTCGCGGGCACGGCGACGAGACGCGCCAGCAGACCACCCAGCGCGAGCACACGATGACCACCGCGCAGGGCATCCCGATGGCCGACGACCAGAACTCGCAGCGGATCGGTGAACGCGGACCCGTTCTGTTGCAGGACTTCGCGCTGCGCGACAAGCTGTTTCACTTCGACCACGAGCGGATCCCCGAGCGCGTCGTGCACGCTCGCGGGTACGGCGCGCGCGGCTATTTCGAGGCCTACGAGTCGCTGTCGGACATCACGATGGCCGATCCCTTCCAGGAGGCCGGACGACGCACCGAGGCTTTCGCACGGTTCTCCACGGTGGCAGGCAATCTGGGCTCACCCGACCTGCCGCGCGACATCCGCGGATTCGCCGTCAAGCTCTACACGCAACAGGGCAACTGGGACATCGTGGGCAACAACGCCCCGGTCTTCTTCGTGCAGGATGCGATGAAGTTCCCCGACCTCGTGCACTCGGTGAAGGAGGAGCCGGACCGCGGCTGGCCGCAGGCGGCGTCCGCGCACGACACCTTCTGGGACTTCATCTCGCTCACCCCGGAATCGACCCACACGGTCTTCTGGCTGATGAGCGACCGGGCGATCCCGCGCAGCTTCCGGATGATGGAGGGCTTCGGCGTCCACCCCTTCCGGTTCATCAACGAGGCCGGCAAGTCGAGCTTCGTGAAGTTCCACTGGAAGCCGGTGCTGGGTATGCAGTCGGTGGTGTGGAACGAGGCGGTCAAGATCAACGGCGCCGACAGCGACTTCCACCGCCGCGACCTCTACAACTCCATCGACGCCGGTGATCCGGCCGAGTGGGAGCTGGGCATCCAGGTCTTCGACGAGGAGTTCGCCGACAGCTTCGAGTTCGACATCCTCGACCCGACCAAGATCATCCCCGAGGAGCAGGTGCCGGTGCGGATCGTCGGCAAGCTCGTGCTTGACCAGGTGGTCGACAACGTCTTCGCCGAGATCGAGCAGGTCGCCTTCTGCACCCAAAACATCGTTCCGGGAATCGACTTCACCAACGACCCGCTGCTGCAGGGACGCAACTTCTCCTACCTCGACACGCAGCTCAAGCGGCTCGGAAGCCCGAACTTCACGCACATCCCGGTCAACGCGCCGCGCTGTCCGGTGATGAACTTCCAGCGCGACGGCCACATGACGACCACGCGCCCGTCCGGTCGCGCGTTCTACGAGCCGAACACCCTGGGCAGTGGCGAGAACCCGCGGGAGAATCCTGAGATCGGGTTCACGCCGTACGCGGCCCAGGAGAGCGGGGAGATTCGCGCGCTGCGGGCGGAGTCCTTCGCCGACCACTACAGCCAGGCGCTGCAGTTCTACAACAGCCAGACCGAGGTCGAGCAGGAGCACATCATCGATGCGTTCGTGTTCGAGCTGAGCAAGGTCGAGACTCCGGAGATCCGGGAGCGGATGCTGGCAAACCTCCGCAACGTCGGCGATGTGGGCGAGAAGGTCGCCGAGAAGCTGGGCATGGACCTCCCCGAGAAGGCGGCGGCCAAGGTCCCGACTCGCACCGACCTACCGCAGTCCGACGCCTTGAGCATCCTCAAGAGCGCGAAGGACACCATCCAGGGCCGCAAGGTCGGCGCGCTGATCAACGACGGCACGGACGCCGCACTGCTCACGTCGCTCACCGACGCCGTCGAGAAGGCCGGCGCGATGGTCGAGCTGGTCGGCCCCAAGGTCGGCGGCGTGAAGCTGTCGACCGGCGACAAGCAACCCCTCGACCAGCTCGTGGACGGCGGGCCGTCGGTGCTGTACGACGCGGTGGCGCTGGTGCTCTCCGAGGACGGCGCGGCCGACCTGGTCAAGAACCCGGCGGCGAAGGACTTCGTCAACGACGCTTTCAACCACTACAAGGTGATCGCAGCGACGGACGGCGCACGGCCCCTCATCGACATCCTCGGTGACACGTCCTCCGACGACGGCGTCCTCGCGCTGCAGAACAGCTCGGTGAGTGAGTTCCTCGACAAGTGGGCAGCCGGCCGCGTGTGGGGCCGCCCGATCGGCTGA
- the gltB gene encoding glutamate synthase large subunit, which yields MSHASFSALPASQGLYRREHEHDACGVAMVATMRGHGGHDIVQHALTALRNLDHRGATGADPLVGDGAGILMQIPDAFLRQVADFDLPAVESYAVGMAFLPMEEEARRTAVADIERIAHEEHLKVLGWRDVPVAADIVGQVARDCMPHFAQLFVTSGFGKATGIGLDRLAYGLRKRAEHEAEVYFASLSARTLVYKGMLTTSQLEPFFPDLSDARMRTSLALVHSRFSTNTFPSWPLAHPFRMIAHNGEINTVKGNRNWMRARESQLTSDIIPGDIKRLFPICSPDASDSATFDEVLELLHLGGRSLPHAVLMMIPEAWQNHETMDPARRAFYEYHSMFMEPWDGPACVTFTDGTVVGAVLDRNGLRPGRYSVTDDGLVVLASESGVLDLEPGRVVRTGRLQPGRMFLVDTEHGRIIEDDEIKAGLAAAQPYQEWLDEGVVRLEDLPEREHIVHTASSVARRQQTFGYTHEELRIILKPMARTGGEALGSMGTDTPIAVLSKRPRLLFDYFTQLFAQVTNPPLDAIREELVTSLGTSIGPECNLLSVSAAHARQLALKFPVLDNDELAKIVHINADGDQPGYATHVVRGLYDHLQGGQGIADRLQEIFEEVSEAIRKGARFIVLSDRDSGRDYAPIPSLLLTAAVHHHLIREKTRTRVGLIVEAGDVREVHHVALLVGYGAAAVNPYLAMESVEDLCRRGLLEGVEPEQAVKNLIKALGKGVLKVMSKMGISTVPSYCGAQVFEAIGLSQELIDTYFTGTTSQLGGIGLDVIAKEAADRHAVAYPPEGVEIPDRPLWTGGEYQWRRDGEPHLFNPETVFRLQHSTRQKRYDIFKQYTTAVDDQAQQLMTLRGLFEFAGADVTGREPISIDEVEPVSEIVRRFSTGAMSYGSISKEAHETLAIAMNRLGAKSNTGEGGEDADRLVDPTRRSAIKQVASGRFGVTSHYLTEADDIQIKMAQGAKPGEGGQLPGQKVYPWVAKTRHSTPGVGLISPPPHHDIYSIEDLAQLIHDLKNANPSARIHVKLVSEIGVGTVAAGVSKAHADVVLISGHDGGTGASPLTSLKHAGAPWELGLAETQQTLKLNGLRDRIVVQTDGQMKTGRDVVIAALLGAEEFGFSTAPLIVSGCVMMRVCHLDTCPVGVATQNPDLRARFSGKPEFVETFFEYIAEEVREHLAALGFRSIQEAIGHVESLKVDKAIEHWKASGMDLSPILAAVEDPTGGTPYCSGVQDHGLDKALDQQLIALARPAIDNGEQVREQVAIRNVNRTVGTMLGHEVTKAHPSGLPDGAIELTLTGSAGQSFGAFVPAGVTLVLQGDANDYVGKGLSGGRLVVRPDQRAPLIAEENVIAGNVIGYGATSGEIFLRGKVGERFCVRNSGVTAVVEGVGDHGCEYMTGGTVLILGQTGRNFAAGMSGGVAYVLDLDERLVNTELVDVIDLRPGDMEVVRQLLEDHVRWTGSSVAKKLAADWDAARSRIKVVLPRDYQRVLDVREEAIAEGLDPDGTEVWGRIMEVFNG from the coding sequence ATGTCGCACGCCAGTTTCTCTGCGCTCCCGGCCAGCCAGGGCCTCTACCGTCGCGAGCACGAGCACGACGCCTGCGGTGTGGCCATGGTGGCCACGATGCGCGGCCATGGCGGCCACGACATCGTGCAGCACGCCCTGACGGCGCTGCGCAACCTCGATCATCGCGGCGCCACCGGCGCAGATCCGCTCGTCGGCGACGGCGCCGGCATCCTCATGCAGATTCCCGACGCCTTCCTGCGTCAGGTCGCGGACTTCGACCTGCCCGCCGTCGAGTCGTACGCCGTCGGCATGGCCTTCCTGCCGATGGAGGAGGAGGCTCGCCGGACGGCGGTCGCCGACATCGAGCGGATCGCGCACGAGGAACACCTGAAGGTGCTCGGCTGGCGTGACGTGCCGGTCGCTGCCGACATCGTCGGGCAGGTCGCCCGCGACTGCATGCCGCACTTCGCGCAGCTGTTCGTCACCAGCGGATTCGGCAAGGCGACCGGGATCGGCCTGGACCGGCTCGCCTACGGGCTGCGCAAGCGCGCCGAGCACGAGGCCGAGGTCTACTTCGCCTCGCTGTCTGCCCGCACCCTCGTCTACAAGGGCATGCTGACCACGAGCCAGCTCGAGCCGTTCTTCCCGGACCTCTCCGACGCCCGCATGCGGACCTCGCTGGCACTGGTGCACTCGCGATTCTCGACCAACACCTTCCCGTCGTGGCCGCTGGCGCACCCCTTCCGGATGATCGCGCACAACGGCGAGATCAACACCGTGAAGGGCAACCGCAACTGGATGCGCGCGCGTGAGTCGCAGCTCACCTCCGACATCATCCCCGGTGACATCAAGCGGCTGTTCCCGATCTGCTCGCCCGACGCCTCCGACTCGGCCACCTTCGACGAGGTCCTCGAGCTGCTGCACCTAGGCGGGCGTTCGCTGCCGCACGCGGTGCTGATGATGATCCCCGAGGCGTGGCAGAACCACGAGACGATGGACCCGGCCCGCCGCGCGTTCTACGAGTACCACTCGATGTTCATGGAGCCGTGGGACGGACCGGCCTGCGTCACCTTCACCGACGGCACCGTCGTGGGCGCCGTCCTCGACCGCAACGGCCTGCGCCCGGGGCGCTACAGCGTCACCGACGACGGGCTGGTCGTGCTGGCCTCCGAGTCCGGCGTGCTCGACCTCGAGCCGGGGCGCGTCGTCCGCACCGGCCGCCTGCAGCCGGGCCGAATGTTCCTGGTCGACACCGAGCACGGCCGCATCATCGAGGACGACGAGATCAAGGCCGGCCTGGCCGCCGCGCAGCCCTATCAGGAGTGGCTCGACGAGGGCGTCGTCCGCCTGGAGGACCTGCCCGAGCGTGAGCACATCGTGCACACCGCCTCCTCGGTCGCCCGCCGCCAGCAGACCTTCGGCTACACCCACGAGGAGCTGCGGATCATCCTCAAGCCGATGGCCCGCACCGGCGGCGAGGCGCTCGGGTCGATGGGTACCGACACCCCGATCGCAGTGCTCTCGAAGCGCCCGCGGCTGCTGTTCGACTACTTCACCCAGCTGTTCGCGCAGGTCACCAACCCGCCGCTGGACGCCATCCGCGAGGAGCTGGTCACCTCGCTCGGCACGTCGATCGGCCCGGAGTGCAACCTGCTGTCGGTGTCGGCGGCGCACGCTCGTCAGCTGGCGCTGAAGTTCCCGGTGCTCGACAACGACGAGCTGGCCAAGATCGTGCACATCAACGCGGACGGCGACCAGCCCGGTTACGCCACCCACGTCGTCCGCGGCCTCTACGACCACCTGCAGGGCGGCCAGGGCATCGCCGACCGGCTTCAGGAGATCTTCGAGGAGGTCTCCGAGGCGATTCGCAAGGGTGCCCGCTTCATCGTGCTGTCCGACCGCGACTCCGGCCGTGACTACGCGCCGATCCCGTCGCTGCTGCTCACCGCCGCCGTCCATCACCACCTCATCCGGGAGAAGACCCGCACCCGCGTCGGCCTGATCGTGGAGGCCGGCGACGTCCGCGAGGTGCACCACGTCGCGCTGCTGGTGGGCTACGGCGCCGCCGCCGTCAACCCCTACCTGGCGATGGAGTCGGTCGAGGACCTCTGCCGACGCGGGCTCCTGGAGGGCGTCGAGCCCGAGCAGGCGGTCAAGAACCTCATCAAGGCGCTCGGCAAGGGCGTGCTGAAGGTGATGAGCAAGATGGGCATCTCGACCGTGCCGTCGTACTGCGGCGCGCAGGTGTTCGAGGCGATCGGCCTGAGCCAGGAGCTCATCGACACCTACTTCACCGGGACCACCAGCCAGCTCGGCGGCATCGGCCTCGACGTCATCGCGAAGGAGGCCGCCGACCGGCACGCCGTGGCCTACCCACCGGAGGGCGTGGAGATCCCCGACCGCCCCCTGTGGACCGGCGGCGAGTACCAGTGGCGTCGGGACGGCGAGCCGCACCTGTTCAACCCGGAGACAGTCTTCCGGCTGCAGCACTCCACCCGCCAGAAGCGCTACGACATCTTCAAGCAGTACACGACTGCCGTGGACGACCAGGCGCAGCAGCTGATGACGCTGCGCGGATTGTTCGAGTTCGCCGGTGCCGACGTCACCGGCCGCGAGCCGATCTCGATCGACGAGGTCGAGCCGGTGAGCGAGATCGTGAGGCGGTTCTCGACCGGCGCGATGTCCTACGGCTCGATCTCGAAGGAGGCGCACGAGACCCTCGCGATCGCGATGAACCGGCTCGGCGCGAAGTCGAACACCGGTGAGGGCGGCGAGGACGCCGACCGGTTGGTCGATCCCACCCGACGGTCGGCGATCAAGCAGGTCGCCTCGGGTCGCTTCGGCGTCACCAGCCACTACCTGACCGAGGCCGACGACATCCAGATCAAGATGGCGCAGGGCGCCAAGCCCGGCGAGGGTGGCCAGCTTCCCGGTCAGAAGGTCTACCCGTGGGTGGCCAAGACCCGGCACTCCACGCCCGGCGTCGGCCTGATCTCGCCGCCGCCGCACCACGACATCTACTCGATCGAGGATCTCGCACAGCTGATCCACGACCTGAAGAACGCCAACCCAAGCGCCCGGATCCACGTCAAGCTGGTCTCCGAGATCGGCGTCGGCACAGTCGCGGCGGGCGTGTCGAAGGCGCACGCGGACGTCGTGCTGATCTCCGGCCATGACGGCGGGACCGGTGCCTCGCCGCTAACCTCGCTGAAGCACGCGGGCGCGCCGTGGGAGCTCGGCCTGGCCGAGACCCAGCAGACGCTGAAGCTCAACGGGCTGCGCGACCGCATCGTCGTCCAGACCGACGGTCAGATGAAGACCGGCCGGGACGTCGTGATCGCCGCGCTGCTTGGGGCCGAGGAGTTCGGCTTCTCGACCGCGCCGCTGATCGTTTCGGGCTGTGTGATGATGCGCGTGTGCCATCTCGACACCTGCCCGGTCGGCGTCGCCACCCAGAACCCCGACCTGCGGGCCAGGTTCAGCGGTAAGCCCGAGTTCGTCGAGACCTTCTTCGAGTACATCGCCGAGGAGGTCCGTGAGCACCTGGCCGCCCTCGGCTTCCGCTCGATCCAGGAGGCCATCGGCCACGTCGAGAGCCTGAAGGTCGACAAGGCGATCGAGCACTGGAAGGCCTCGGGCATGGACCTGAGCCCGATCCTCGCCGCGGTCGAGGACCCGACCGGCGGTACGCCGTACTGCTCGGGCGTGCAGGACCACGGTCTCGACAAGGCGCTCGACCAGCAGTTGATCGCGCTCGCTCGCCCCGCGATCGACAACGGCGAGCAGGTGCGTGAGCAGGTCGCGATCCGCAACGTGAACCGGACCGTCGGCACGATGCTCGGCCACGAGGTCACCAAGGCACACCCGAGCGGCCTGCCGGACGGCGCGATCGAGCTGACCCTGACCGGCTCGGCGGGCCAGTCCTTCGGCGCGTTCGTGCCCGCGGGAGTCACCCTCGTGCTGCAGGGCGACGCCAACGACTACGTCGGCAAGGGACTGTCCGGTGGGCGACTCGTCGTCCGACCGGACCAGCGTGCCCCGCTGATCGCCGAGGAGAACGTGATCGCCGGCAACGTCATCGGCTATGGCGCGACCAGCGGCGAGATCTTCCTACGCGGCAAGGTCGGCGAGCGCTTCTGCGTCCGCAACTCCGGCGTCACCGCCGTCGTCGAGGGCGTGGGCGACCACGGCTGCGAGTACATGACCGGTGGCACGGTGCTGATCCTGGGCCAGACCGGCCGCAACTTCGCCGCCGGCATGTCCGGTGGCGTGGCCTACGTGCTCGACCTTGACGAGCGGCTGGTGAACACTGAGCTGGTCGACGTCATCGACCTGCGGCCCGGCGACATGGAGGTCGTTCGGCAGCTGCTGGAGGACCACGTGCGGTGGACCGGCTCGAGCGTGGCCAAGAAGCTCGCCGCCGACTGGGACGCGGCGCGCTCACGCATCAAGGTCGTGCTCCCGCGCGACTACCAGCGAGTCCTCGACGTCCGTGAAGAGGCCATCGCAGAGGGACTCGACCCCGACGGCACCGAGGTGTGGGGCCGCATCATGGAGGTTTTCAATGGCTGA
- a CDS encoding phage holin family protein, whose product MTDPQQQRGPAQGYPPPRHGASAPAQQPPSFQQDGPGQHPSATGSTQVHQDLGQPISNVGEIFSNITADISTLVRQETELAKAEIKQSATRAGKGAGLFAGAGVAGHLALIFLSIALWWGIANLIESFGWAALIVGVLWVIAAVVMAMMGRSEMNKIKGLPRTAETASRIPDALKGNEHTNV is encoded by the coding sequence ATGACCGACCCGCAACAGCAACGGGGCCCCGCGCAGGGTTACCCGCCACCGAGACATGGAGCGAGCGCACCGGCGCAGCAGCCGCCGTCCTTCCAGCAGGACGGTCCAGGCCAGCACCCGTCGGCCACTGGCTCGACCCAGGTCCACCAGGATCTCGGACAGCCGATCAGCAACGTGGGCGAGATCTTCTCGAACATCACCGCGGACATCTCGACGCTGGTCCGGCAGGAGACCGAGCTCGCGAAGGCCGAGATCAAGCAGTCGGCGACCCGCGCAGGTAAGGGCGCGGGCTTGTTCGCCGGAGCCGGCGTCGCCGGGCACCTGGCGCTGATCTTTCTGTCGATCGCCCTCTGGTGGGGCATCGCGAACCTGATCGAGAGTTTCGGCTGGGCCGCCCTGATCGTGGGCGTGCTGTGGGTGATCGCCGCGGTCGTCATGGCCATGATGGGCCGCAGCGAGATGAACAAGATCAAGGGGTTGCCTCGGACCGCGGAGACGGCAAGCAGGATCCCCGACGCACTCAAGGGAAATGAGCACACCAATGTCTGA
- a CDS encoding glycosyltransferase family 2 protein produces MTPPRMRPRVLVAIPAHNEQLLLGRALEAAVQAVDDLRSQCPFDISIGVSAHRCTDDTFAVAGARLASADGVDVTVLRDKRSRTVGGVRRRLINAMLTPGMHAPTTWLLSTDADSIVPPQWISQMLQAAAREDAVAVAGMTDLVDWSANAQQRAAYDHIVEAGLTDDGGHRHVYAANLAVRLDAYLAAGGFPSVAHGEEHHLIEAIRAAGGTVATPRHPRVRTSGRMPGRAAHGLGDLLATL; encoded by the coding sequence ATGACACCACCCCGCATGCGTCCACGAGTTCTGGTGGCGATCCCGGCGCATAACGAGCAGCTCCTGCTGGGGCGCGCGCTGGAGGCCGCGGTACAGGCCGTGGACGACTTGCGTTCGCAGTGCCCGTTCGACATCTCGATAGGCGTATCAGCGCATCGCTGCACGGACGACACCTTCGCGGTCGCCGGCGCGAGGCTGGCCTCGGCCGACGGCGTCGATGTGACCGTGCTGCGCGACAAGCGCTCGCGGACGGTCGGCGGCGTACGGCGGCGACTGATCAACGCCATGCTCACCCCGGGAATGCACGCTCCGACGACCTGGCTGCTCTCGACCGACGCAGATTCGATCGTCCCGCCGCAGTGGATCAGCCAGATGCTGCAGGCCGCTGCCCGGGAGGACGCCGTCGCAGTGGCCGGGATGACCGACCTGGTCGACTGGAGCGCCAACGCGCAGCAGCGTGCGGCGTACGACCACATCGTCGAGGCGGGGCTGACCGATGACGGCGGGCACCGGCATGTGTACGCCGCCAACCTCGCCGTCCGGCTCGACGCCTATCTGGCCGCCGGAGGCTTCCCCTCCGTAGCGCACGGCGAGGAGCACCATCTCATCGAGGCGATCCGGGCTGCCGGCGGGACCGTGGCTACCCCGCGGCATCCGCGGGTGCGGACGTCGGGCCGGATGCCCGGCCGCGCCGCCCACGGCCTCGGCGACCTCCTCGCCACCCTTTGA